A single window of Rhizobium indicum DNA harbors:
- a CDS encoding diguanylate cyclase produces MAFQADFQRDGIGLRSGGLKILLVEDSRMFSAVLCHRFQTELGLAVKSCPSLKALRKELADDAHGYTMAVVDLNLPDSPYGEALDCTIEHDIPAIVFTATFDLNTRNKIMERNVIDYVLKDNEFALDNLVATVRRAISNRKTRVLVVDDVVSARQVLVDLLKAQQYLVVEANSGLEALAALEAYSDIELVVTDHHMPDMSGYELTRRIRHRFGSDRLRVIGVSSSNDRMLSASFLKAGASDFVYRPFVAEELQCRIANNAETLAQMRQLRAAAACDYLTGLYNRRYFYDNGPKLVNECLRLKVPSSVAILDIDHFKRLNDTYGHEIGDKVLKAVANRLFTIFEGSDNLLSRLGGEEFAILFPQMDSAAATKLCDEIRSDISRLKVTADDEELGVTISIGIAEIAGYETFENYLNAADQFLYMAKHRGRNQVYSDAKMTEEAAQ; encoded by the coding sequence ACTCGGCCTTGCCGTCAAATCCTGCCCGTCGCTGAAGGCTCTTCGCAAGGAACTTGCCGACGACGCTCACGGCTACACCATGGCCGTCGTCGATCTCAACCTGCCGGATTCGCCCTATGGTGAAGCGCTCGACTGCACGATCGAGCACGATATCCCGGCGATCGTCTTCACCGCGACATTCGATCTCAACACGCGCAACAAAATCATGGAGCGCAATGTCATCGATTACGTGCTGAAGGACAATGAATTCGCGCTCGACAATCTGGTCGCCACCGTCCGGCGGGCGATCTCCAACCGCAAGACGCGGGTGCTCGTCGTTGACGATGTCGTCTCGGCGCGCCAGGTGCTCGTCGACCTCCTGAAGGCACAACAATATCTCGTCGTCGAGGCAAATTCGGGGCTCGAGGCGCTGGCAGCGCTCGAGGCCTACAGCGATATCGAGCTCGTCGTCACCGACCACCACATGCCCGATATGAGCGGCTACGAACTGACGCGGCGCATCCGCCATCGTTTCGGTTCGGACAGGCTGCGTGTCATCGGCGTTTCCTCTTCCAACGACCGCATGCTTTCGGCGAGTTTCCTCAAGGCCGGCGCCAGCGATTTCGTCTACCGGCCCTTCGTCGCCGAGGAGCTGCAATGCCGCATCGCCAACAATGCCGAAACGCTGGCGCAGATGCGGCAGCTGAGGGCAGCGGCGGCCTGCGACTATCTGACCGGCCTCTATAACCGCCGCTATTTCTACGACAACGGCCCGAAGCTGGTGAACGAGTGCCTGCGGTTGAAGGTGCCGAGTTCCGTCGCCATTCTCGATATCGACCATTTCAAGCGGCTGAACGATACCTATGGCCACGAGATCGGCGACAAGGTGCTGAAGGCTGTCGCAAACAGGCTGTTCACGATCTTCGAGGGCAGCGACAATCTTCTCTCGCGGCTCGGGGGTGAGGAATTCGCCATCCTCTTCCCGCAGATGGATTCGGCAGCCGCGACCAAGCTCTGCGACGAGATCCGCTCGGACATTTCGCGGCTGAAGGTCACGGCCGACGACGAGGAACTCGGCGTCACGATTTCGATCGGCATCGCCGAGATCGCCGGTTACGAAACCTTCGAGAATTACCTCAACGCCGCCGACCAGTTTCTCTACATGGCCAAACACAGGGGCCGCAACCAGGTCTATTCCGATGCCAAGATGACGGAAGAGGCGGCGCAATAG